From the Nitrospira sp. genome, one window contains:
- a CDS encoding cobalamin-binding protein, whose protein sequence is MNSCGRWILTGVTLAVAIVTGGSIAWACGEGGCADMTRRQQGILTGMPFMAHVSSRSFVDDAGRKMYLAKTPVRIVSLAPSVTEMLFAIGAGEQLVGVTDFCDYPPEAKAKPKLGYAHPNLESLMALQPDLVLAPREFLKPDVILKLEQLKVPVFILSATTVEDILGHIQTLGRMLDRSVQANAIAMTLRQDVAAIRLRMQNVSPVRVLYVLNSHPLITVGPGSFIDQLLRIAGATNVAAQSQLPYPRMSLEVVLQQDPEVLLFPIGKAEGISDSEQQTWRQWQTMAAVRRGRLHQIPADLLNRPGPRIGQALTMLVNILHPEIAAGPPSQP, encoded by the coding sequence TTGAACTCGTGTGGCCGCTGGATTCTGACGGGTGTCACGTTGGCCGTTGCCATCGTGACGGGTGGGTCCATCGCCTGGGCCTGTGGTGAGGGGGGCTGTGCGGATATGACGCGGCGTCAGCAGGGAATTCTGACCGGCATGCCGTTTATGGCGCATGTGTCGTCCCGGTCGTTTGTCGACGACGCCGGCCGGAAAATGTATTTGGCCAAGACGCCGGTGCGCATCGTCTCGCTGGCGCCGAGTGTCACGGAAATGTTGTTTGCCATCGGGGCCGGAGAGCAACTCGTCGGCGTGACGGATTTTTGTGACTATCCCCCGGAGGCTAAAGCGAAGCCGAAGCTCGGGTATGCCCATCCGAATCTTGAATCGTTGATGGCTCTCCAGCCGGACCTGGTCTTGGCTCCACGGGAATTTCTAAAGCCCGACGTCATTCTGAAGCTGGAGCAGTTGAAAGTTCCGGTCTTTATTTTGTCCGCCACAACGGTGGAGGACATTCTCGGACATATTCAGACATTGGGGCGCATGCTTGATCGCTCGGTGCAGGCCAATGCCATCGCGATGACGCTGCGGCAGGACGTGGCGGCTATCCGGCTGAGGATGCAGAACGTGTCTCCCGTGCGAGTGCTCTATGTGCTCAATAGTCACCCATTGATTACCGTGGGGCCGGGAAGTTTCATCGATCAACTGCTTCGAATCGCGGGAGCCACCAACGTCGCGGCCCAGAGCCAGCTGCCGTATCCGCGGATGAGTTTGGAGGTCGTGCTGCAACAGGACCCGGAAGTCTTGCTCTTTCCGATCGGAAAGGCCGAAGGGATTTCGGACAGTGAACAGCAGACCTGGCGGCAATGGCAGACGATGGCGGCGGTCCGGCGAGGGCGGCTGCATCAGATCCCCGCGGATCTCTTGAACCGGCCCGGGCCTCGAATCGGCCAGGCGCTGACGATGCTGGTGAATATTCTTCACCCTGAGATTGCGGCCGGACCTCCGTCCCAACCGTAG
- a CDS encoding SemiSWEET transporter, which yields METANWIGFVAGTLTTIAFLPQLQRTWTTKSAEDMSLAMLLTFTTGVFLWLIYGLYLMAWPIVVTNAITFILTLAILVLKLKYQKRR from the coding sequence ATGGAGACTGCTAATTGGATCGGATTTGTCGCCGGGACGCTCACAACGATCGCGTTCTTGCCACAACTACAGCGGACCTGGACGACAAAGTCTGCCGAGGATATGTCGCTGGCGATGTTGTTGACCTTTACAACCGGAGTCTTTCTGTGGCTGATCTACGGTTTGTATCTGATGGCGTGGCCGATCGTCGTCACAAACGCCATCACGTTTATACTGACACTCGCGATTTTGGTTCTCAAGCTCAAGTATCAGAAGCGGCGTTGA
- the rpmB gene encoding 50S ribosomal protein L28: MAFTCDLCQKKPKSGNNVSHANNKTKRVFNPNIQTVRAVVDGANKKIRVCTRCLRSGLVTKAV, translated from the coding sequence GTGGCATTCACTTGCGATCTCTGTCAGAAAAAGCCGAAGTCTGGGAATAACGTCAGTCACGCGAACAACAAGACCAAGCGGGTATTTAACCCCAACATTCAGACCGTTCGCGCAGTGGTAGACGGAGCGAACAAAAAGATTCGCGTGTGCACCCGTTGCCTCCGATCAGGACTGGTCACGAAGGCCGTTTAA